In Vibrio sp. FE10, the following are encoded in one genomic region:
- a CDS encoding LysR family transcriptional regulator, with product MDLNLLTTFLAVYKHSSITVASEQLDISQPAVSAAIKRLESVVGKALFVREGRGIAPTGAAVSLANKIEDPLNIIGTVEQQKNDLKVYCTESLLHFVSQIEGVSFTEAPLEEEELFDALTAQKVDIVIDVLSSKKHSLIEETIVDEEPVCLTRINHPRIGETLSKEEYFQEEHIALKIKRANMNTVEFLSENDIEPRKVRIETSSISSMLILASTTDYIAASTRSFAEMLAPALGLRVHPIPIKLRPITFRMLYHRRYAKDEQHIKTREAIKSALRKHK from the coding sequence TTGGACCTTAATCTACTGACGACATTTTTGGCCGTTTACAAACACAGCTCTATCACCGTGGCATCAGAGCAGCTCGATATTTCTCAGCCCGCGGTAAGCGCAGCGATTAAGAGACTCGAAAGTGTCGTGGGCAAAGCTTTATTTGTGAGAGAAGGACGAGGTATCGCGCCCACTGGAGCAGCGGTATCACTCGCTAATAAGATAGAAGACCCATTGAACATCATTGGAACGGTTGAGCAGCAAAAGAATGACCTTAAAGTCTATTGCACAGAGAGCTTGCTTCATTTCGTTAGCCAGATTGAAGGCGTAAGCTTTACGGAAGCGCCGCTCGAAGAGGAAGAACTGTTTGATGCGCTTACTGCACAAAAAGTGGATATCGTCATTGATGTACTTTCGAGTAAGAAACACTCATTGATTGAAGAAACCATCGTCGATGAGGAACCCGTGTGTCTGACTCGAATTAACCATCCTCGAATTGGTGAGACACTGAGTAAAGAAGAGTATTTCCAAGAGGAACATATTGCGCTCAAGATCAAACGCGCCAACATGAACACGGTCGAATTTTTATCAGAGAACGATATCGAGCCGAGAAAAGTCAGAATTGAAACCAGCTCAATTTCAAGCATGCTGATTTTGGCAAGCACGACGGATTATATCGCCGCATCTACTCGTTCTTTTGCAGAAATGCTCGCACCTGCGCTTGGCTTACGCGTTCACCCGATCCCCATCAAATTAAGACCGATCACGTTTCGAATGCTTTATCACCGCCGTTACGCTAAAGACGAACAACACATCAAAACCCGCGAAGCAATCAAATCTGCATTAAGAAAACATAAATGA
- the gntH gene encoding guanitoxin biosynthesis MBL fold metallo-hydrolase GntH, protein MRTFAKLSIISTAMIITTTAFAADPMMQYNTKQTNSDIQKLEKFEYHEGETLEEYLSTQPKGNLYSSEEEVLSVLMGGVNNGDYRKETNSGWKEGLMFEGIAPYGDHMVSGANWFPRTEEVQPDEMRVTFMGTSPMIRPGQANTSIYVELGNGSNFVFDLGEGSIANYVAAGVAMNELDHIFITHLHVDHYGSLPYLYQFGGWNGRWEKPLNIYGPSGATPEYGTRHMIEGMQQMLNWHTDAFDVFPSGNDIVVHEFDFRDDGGVIYDQDNVEVIHWRRSHAKDGASGYRLNWTQDDGRVLSFVWTGDGRPTELDLKYAKGADLFITELQTETFGVSSIIQGVPPFLARYTVDTHHTPAYAAGYVANEVQPRLFMTTHMTFDPYLNEETVVEVRHHWQGPYHFGAPDGIVVNMTKDNAWVREGILPDFPNARAPQFDMADGSDFRIPLPKNSREDIQEQEIRDLELDPKLYYPEGYHPELLTEWPVDRDIVIPAEQVPEAMKQGMNTKQEYMDRVRAHHNLERKSVSRPTEPGEGAGTDNK, encoded by the coding sequence ATGAGAACTTTCGCAAAATTATCAATCATCTCTACAGCAATGATCATCACGACAACCGCTTTTGCTGCTGACCCAATGATGCAATACAACACCAAGCAGACTAACTCTGATATTCAAAAACTCGAGAAATTTGAATATCACGAGGGTGAAACCCTTGAAGAGTATCTGAGCACTCAACCTAAGGGGAACTTGTACTCTTCAGAAGAAGAAGTGCTTTCTGTGTTAATGGGTGGTGTAAACAATGGTGATTATCGCAAAGAAACCAATTCAGGTTGGAAAGAAGGCCTGATGTTTGAGGGCATTGCACCTTATGGCGATCACATGGTGTCGGGCGCAAACTGGTTCCCACGCACTGAAGAAGTTCAACCGGATGAAATGCGTGTCACGTTCATGGGGACATCACCAATGATTCGCCCGGGGCAGGCAAACACCTCGATATACGTCGAGTTGGGTAACGGTTCTAACTTTGTTTTTGATTTAGGTGAAGGATCTATTGCGAACTATGTGGCGGCGGGTGTCGCGATGAATGAACTCGACCATATCTTCATTACTCACTTGCACGTAGACCACTACGGCTCGTTACCTTACCTGTATCAATTTGGCGGTTGGAATGGTCGCTGGGAAAAGCCGCTTAACATTTATGGCCCGAGTGGTGCGACTCCAGAATATGGCACTCGTCATATGATTGAAGGCATGCAGCAAATGTTGAACTGGCACACCGATGCATTTGATGTGTTCCCATCAGGCAACGACATTGTGGTACACGAGTTTGATTTCCGCGACGACGGAGGCGTTATCTATGACCAAGATAATGTGGAAGTGATTCACTGGCGACGCAGTCACGCAAAAGATGGCGCGTCTGGTTACCGCTTGAATTGGACTCAAGATGACGGTCGAGTGCTTTCATTTGTTTGGACAGGAGACGGTCGCCCAACCGAGTTGGATTTGAAATACGCAAAAGGTGCAGACTTGTTCATTACTGAGCTGCAAACCGAAACGTTTGGTGTGTCTTCGATTATTCAAGGTGTGCCGCCATTCTTAGCACGTTACACCGTTGATACTCACCATACACCAGCGTACGCGGCGGGTTATGTGGCGAATGAAGTACAACCGCGCTTGTTCATGACAACGCACATGACATTCGACCCATATCTTAATGAGGAAACCGTTGTAGAGGTTCGCCACCACTGGCAAGGGCCTTACCACTTCGGTGCGCCAGATGGCATTGTCGTTAACATGACTAAAGATAATGCGTGGGTTCGTGAAGGTATTTTACCTGATTTCCCGAATGCGCGAGCGCCACAATTTGATATGGCCGATGGGTCTGACTTTAGAATCCCGCTGCCGAAAAACAGCCGTGAAGACATACAAGAACAAGAGATTCGTGATTTAGAGTTGGATCCAAAACTGTACTACCCAGAAGGCTACCACCCAGAGCTGTTAACAGAGTGGCCTGTCGACCGTGACATCGTGATCCCAGCAGAACAAGTACCAGAAGCAATGAAGCAAGGTATGAACACCAAGCAAGAATACATGGATAGAGTGCGTGCTCACCACAACCTTGAGCGCAAGTCGGTAAGTCGTCCAACTGAGCCTGGTGAAGGAGCAGGAACCGATAACAAATAG
- a CDS encoding GNAT family N-acetyltransferase, translating to MSIIVRRSEPSDAKGIKEIYECTNAYTGTLQLPNPSLESWQKRISNIPDNVYSYVALIDGEIVGNLGMEVCVNPRRRHVASFGMGVKDDVLGKGVGSQLLATAIDLCDNWINIKRLELTVYTDNERAISLYKKFGFVIEGESAGFAFRNGEYVAAYHMARLV from the coding sequence ATGAGTATTATAGTGAGACGGTCTGAACCGTCAGATGCGAAGGGAATAAAAGAAATCTACGAATGCACTAATGCTTATACCGGTACGCTGCAACTCCCAAACCCGTCTCTTGAAAGCTGGCAGAAACGAATCTCTAATATCCCTGATAACGTGTATTCCTATGTCGCGTTAATCGATGGAGAAATTGTCGGCAATTTGGGAATGGAAGTGTGTGTCAACCCGAGAAGGCGTCATGTTGCTTCATTCGGTATGGGTGTTAAAGACGATGTATTAGGCAAAGGTGTCGGTAGCCAACTGCTCGCAACGGCGATCGACTTGTGTGATAACTGGATTAACATCAAACGACTGGAGCTAACGGTCTATACCGATAACGAAAGAGCGATCAGCCTGTATAAGAAATTTGGCTTCGTGATTGAAGGGGAGTCTGCAGGATTTGCCTTTAGAAATGGCGAATATGTGGCGGCTTATCACATGGCACGACTGGTATAG
- a CDS encoding nucleoside triphosphate pyrophosphohydrolase family protein: MNLSQLSQEIYDHLYRDIEEFRSTFDLPVAAPETMDEKGDTLHTSLAIEELTELAEADSKIEQADAIVDSVYVLMGRLVHLGQAKVEDNLAISYLIDLLLNVSKNRSIDFLPCWDEVHSSNMSKVCRNETEYAETEAFYAEQNIKLMAVQKGEYIIAKCAEDFVSEGKTVRQGKVLKSVHYRPASLESLTA, translated from the coding sequence ATGAACCTTTCTCAACTAAGCCAAGAAATCTACGATCACCTTTACCGCGACATTGAAGAGTTCCGCAGTACTTTTGATCTGCCTGTTGCTGCTCCTGAAACAATGGACGAAAAAGGCGATACGCTACACACCTCTCTAGCGATCGAAGAACTGACAGAACTTGCAGAAGCTGACTCTAAAATCGAACAAGCGGACGCTATTGTAGACAGCGTTTATGTTTTGATGGGACGTTTGGTTCACCTTGGTCAAGCGAAGGTTGAAGACAACTTAGCAATCAGCTACTTGATCGACCTACTGTTGAATGTTTCTAAAAACCGTTCAATCGACTTTCTGCCTTGTTGGGACGAAGTACACTCAAGCAACATGAGCAAAGTGTGTCGTAACGAAACAGAATACGCAGAAACTGAAGCTTTCTATGCTGAGCAGAACATCAAACTGATGGCGGTTCAAAAAGGCGAGTACATCATCGCTAAGTGTGCGGAAGATTTCGTATCTGAAGGCAAGACAGTTCGCCAAGGTAAAGTACTAAAATCAGTACACTACCGCCCTGCGAGCCTTGAGTCTCTAACGGCTTAA
- a CDS encoding sensor domain-containing diguanylate cyclase codes for MNQASESEIVIRRLYQITNDYRKGFDSQIAQLLIMGLERFNLDIGILSKVDGNTYLVEHCVTPEGVELNSGDTFDYRSTYCEITCKSISPICIEHCGKHDKYATHPAYQSFGLESYIGIPIFVNDELYGTLNFSSPAPYHREFKEFDIDVMRLMASWIEVELVRRQQERKLKELNEKLEYQALYDPLTHLPNRRCLFKTLNAEVEQLKGSLGKGTLAVVDIDFFKVVNDTYGHQMGDVVLKKVANVLSHNTQEGEFVARFGGEEFILWYPNRTPSYVEDKFMILLQEMKKITLDRKPITISIGACHFELSTGDTKGERMSALDSLIKVADECLYIAKQNGRDQFISRPYHQEHSGS; via the coding sequence ATGAACCAAGCCAGTGAAAGTGAAATTGTGATACGCCGCTTGTATCAAATCACCAATGATTATCGAAAGGGCTTCGATAGTCAGATCGCTCAGCTGCTTATCATGGGGCTCGAACGCTTTAATTTAGATATTGGTATTTTGTCTAAAGTCGATGGTAATACTTATTTGGTTGAACATTGTGTTACACCTGAAGGGGTTGAACTCAATAGTGGTGACACCTTCGATTATCGCTCGACCTACTGTGAGATAACCTGTAAATCTATCAGTCCTATCTGCATTGAACATTGTGGCAAACACGATAAGTATGCGACTCATCCTGCCTACCAGTCTTTTGGTTTGGAGTCGTACATTGGTATTCCTATCTTCGTTAATGATGAGCTTTATGGCACCTTAAACTTTTCAAGCCCGGCTCCTTATCATCGTGAATTTAAAGAGTTCGACATCGACGTGATGAGGTTAATGGCCTCATGGATAGAAGTGGAACTCGTTAGAAGACAACAAGAACGAAAGCTCAAAGAGCTAAACGAAAAGTTAGAGTACCAAGCTCTTTACGACCCTCTTACACACTTACCGAATAGACGTTGCTTGTTCAAAACGCTGAATGCGGAAGTTGAACAGTTAAAAGGCTCTTTGGGAAAAGGGACACTCGCGGTTGTCGACATCGATTTCTTTAAGGTCGTTAATGACACTTATGGACATCAAATGGGTGATGTTGTTCTAAAGAAAGTGGCGAACGTGTTGAGTCATAACACTCAAGAAGGCGAGTTTGTGGCGCGTTTTGGTGGCGAGGAGTTCATTCTTTGGTATCCAAATAGAACACCCAGTTATGTTGAAGATAAGTTCATGATTCTTTTGCAAGAGATGAAGAAAATTACACTGGATAGAAAGCCAATTACCATATCAATCGGTGCGTGTCATTTTGAATTGAGTACTGGAGACACCAAAGGGGAAAGAATGTCGGCGTTAGACTCGTTAATCAAAGTTGCCGATGAATGCCTGTACATTGCTAAACAAAATGGACGAGATCAGTTTATTTCTCGTCCATATCATCAAGAACACTCGGGTTCGTAA
- a CDS encoding DUF1415 domain-containing protein, producing MSNTQSTDLQTIHDQVKQWLDDVVIGLNLCPFAAKPQRNKQIKIFVSEANTEEALLEDIMTHFVELDNTPVAELETTLVVVPNMLQDFFDYNMFIDWIEALIKQEDWEGVYQVATFHPDYCFGGADPEDDENLTNRSPYPVYHLIREASMEKVLKHYPNPEAIPDTNIARVESLTPAERRQLFPYLFS from the coding sequence ATGTCGAACACTCAAAGCACAGATCTTCAAACCATCCACGACCAAGTAAAACAATGGTTGGACGATGTCGTTATTGGCCTAAACCTGTGTCCATTCGCAGCCAAGCCACAACGTAATAAACAGATTAAGATCTTTGTGAGTGAAGCGAATACGGAAGAAGCGTTGTTGGAAGACATCATGACGCATTTCGTCGAGTTAGATAACACACCAGTCGCTGAATTGGAGACGACGTTAGTGGTTGTCCCTAACATGCTGCAAGATTTCTTCGACTACAACATGTTCATTGATTGGATTGAAGCGCTGATTAAGCAGGAAGACTGGGAAGGTGTTTACCAAGTAGCGACATTCCACCCAGATTATTGTTTTGGTGGTGCCGACCCAGAGGACGATGAAAACCTAACGAACCGTTCTCCATATCCGGTTTACCATTTGATTCGTGAAGCAAGCATGGAAAAAGTGTTGAAGCACTACCCTAACCCTGAAGCGATTCCTGATACCAACATTGCAAGAGTTGAATCTTTAACACCAGCGGAACGTCGTCAACTGTTCCCTTATCTATTCAGCTAA
- a CDS encoding MFS transporter, protein MFDKGSTQYKRITQSLAIGSFIIFCNLYLFQPILPHMAEHFQVSETQINWLFAATTLGLSISLVPWAIASETFGRKPIILFSLFAIPVIGLSMVFTTTLLQLVIARAFMGIAVAAFAGVAVAYMVEELSPKAFAVAIGGYIAANSLGGIFGRVLGGLITDYFDWHATVLFFVVGSLLGALYIAYSLPDQQNFKPQKGLFFHHNRSVVMHLRNRTLWLAMLIGGANFALFVNLYSVMGFRLVSEPHSVPVGLASLIFLCYLAGTVSSKLSNKWTLRFAPLSGILMGVCISLIGMLISAVDKIPFMLAGLLLISGGAFFAHTLAYSWVSQKAPSAKATATALYLVHYYIGGSLGGFLLLYCWQLFGWNGVIAGGSIFYVAIFAWVYQLKQLQVSTSKLAEA, encoded by the coding sequence ATGTTTGATAAAGGCAGTACTCAATACAAACGAATCACCCAATCATTAGCTATTGGCTCGTTTATCATTTTCTGCAACCTGTACCTTTTTCAACCTATCTTGCCGCACATGGCGGAGCACTTCCAAGTATCTGAAACTCAGATCAACTGGCTGTTTGCTGCAACAACGCTTGGCCTTTCAATTAGCTTGGTGCCTTGGGCAATCGCATCTGAAACCTTCGGTCGAAAACCTATTATTCTATTCAGTTTATTCGCGATTCCTGTGATTGGATTGAGCATGGTGTTCACGACAACCTTGTTACAACTGGTTATTGCGAGAGCTTTCATGGGAATTGCTGTCGCTGCTTTTGCTGGTGTTGCGGTTGCTTATATGGTCGAAGAGTTATCGCCCAAAGCGTTTGCGGTCGCGATTGGTGGCTATATAGCGGCCAACTCATTAGGTGGGATTTTTGGACGTGTATTAGGCGGCTTAATCACAGATTATTTCGATTGGCATGCCACTGTATTATTTTTCGTGGTCGGCTCTTTGCTTGGTGCACTCTATATTGCGTATAGCCTGCCTGACCAACAAAACTTCAAACCACAGAAAGGGTTGTTCTTTCATCATAATCGCTCGGTAGTAATGCACTTAAGAAACCGTACCTTATGGCTCGCGATGTTGATTGGTGGCGCTAACTTTGCGCTGTTTGTTAACCTCTATTCGGTAATGGGCTTTAGGTTGGTATCCGAACCTCACTCAGTACCGGTCGGTTTGGCTTCACTGATATTCCTTTGCTATTTGGCCGGAACGGTAAGCTCTAAGCTCTCCAATAAATGGACACTTCGTTTTGCTCCGTTAAGCGGAATCTTGATGGGTGTGTGTATCAGCTTAATTGGAATGCTCATTTCTGCAGTCGATAAGATCCCGTTCATGCTAGCAGGCTTGCTATTGATTAGTGGCGGCGCGTTCTTCGCTCATACCCTTGCCTACTCTTGGGTAAGTCAAAAAGCGCCAAGTGCGAAGGCCACAGCTACCGCGCTATACCTTGTGCACTATTATATTGGCGGAAGCTTGGGTGGGTTCTTGCTCTTGTATTGCTGGCAGTTATTTGGCTGGAACGGTGTAATAGCAGGTGGTTCTATCTTCTATGTCGCGATATTTGCTTGGGTCTATCAGTTGAAACAGCTTCAGGTATCAACCTCTAAACTAGCTGAAGCTTAA
- a CDS encoding LysR family transcriptional regulator, with translation MLESKPLRHFLAVAQFGNFTQAAKALHIAQPALSISIKKLELTLELILFRRGDKSVTLTEEGKVLFEHAKRIAQQFDDAQLAMNELKGLEKGEVRLGAPSMMGSYFFPQVVMAFKSQYPNLKLSLIDAGTASIREMLLSGELDIGVINHENVPDDLETDHLLSSEMLAVVGKEHPLATQPSITFEEFFAQELIMFKSGYFHRDFIDATCKKYNLDMTIAFETNLLPMILSIVKREFAITALLSLVTEYEEDVVGVPFKDPVKLNLSLAWRKEGYLSKADRTFIDFVKRYV, from the coding sequence ATGCTTGAATCAAAACCTCTTCGACATTTTCTGGCCGTTGCTCAGTTTGGTAACTTTACTCAGGCCGCAAAAGCGCTGCATATCGCGCAGCCTGCATTGAGTATCTCCATTAAAAAACTAGAACTGACATTGGAGTTAATTCTGTTTCGTCGCGGAGATAAATCCGTCACCTTAACGGAAGAGGGGAAGGTGTTGTTCGAGCATGCCAAGAGAATTGCTCAGCAGTTTGATGATGCTCAACTCGCAATGAACGAGTTAAAGGGGTTAGAGAAAGGAGAGGTTCGTTTAGGAGCACCAAGCATGATGGGGAGTTACTTTTTCCCACAGGTGGTTATGGCCTTTAAAAGCCAATACCCCAACCTCAAGTTATCGCTGATTGATGCTGGTACTGCTTCGATTCGTGAAATGTTATTGAGCGGTGAGCTTGATATCGGCGTGATTAATCATGAAAACGTGCCTGATGATCTTGAAACTGATCACTTGTTAAGTTCAGAAATGCTAGCTGTTGTTGGTAAAGAACACCCATTGGCAACGCAACCATCCATCACCTTTGAAGAGTTTTTCGCTCAAGAGCTGATCATGTTTAAGTCGGGTTATTTCCATCGTGACTTTATTGATGCGACCTGTAAAAAATACAACCTAGACATGACCATCGCATTCGAAACCAACTTGCTCCCGATGATTCTATCTATTGTAAAACGAGAGTTCGCCATTACTGCATTACTCAGCTTAGTGACGGAGTATGAAGAAGATGTTGTCGGCGTGCCATTCAAAGACCCAGTAAAACTGAATCTATCTTTGGCCTGGAGAAAGGAAGGGTATCTGTCGAAAGCAGACCGAACCTTTATTGATTTCGTGAAGCGCTATGTGTGA
- a CDS encoding glutaredoxin family protein, with translation MKRVVLYVADKCPHCKDAQRYLDSKKIEYRLTNAKMQRGRKELQAMGARSIPVLKIGDQVMVGWNQKNFDKMYNSKNT, from the coding sequence ATGAAACGTGTTGTATTGTACGTCGCAGACAAATGCCCGCACTGTAAAGATGCTCAACGCTATCTGGACTCAAAGAAAATTGAATATCGCCTCACGAATGCAAAAATGCAGCGTGGTCGTAAAGAATTGCAAGCAATGGGCGCGCGCTCTATCCCTGTACTGAAAATCGGTGATCAAGTGATGGTCGGTTGGAATCAGAAGAACTTCGATAAGATGTATAACTCAAAGAACACATAA
- a CDS encoding M48 metallopeptidase family protein: MHPSLRYIQGYPKHIIDPVTQLLESDKLVPWFEARYPNNHEIKSERALFDYAIEIKNRYMKKTPPISKVIYDGKIHLINNALGLHSYVAKNHGGKIKSKNEIRIASVFKNAPEPLLRMLVVHELAHIKEKEHDKAFYQLCCHMEPDYHQLELDARLFMMYLDLKK; this comes from the coding sequence ATGCATCCTTCTTTGCGGTATATTCAAGGCTATCCCAAGCATATTATTGACCCCGTAACTCAGTTACTTGAGTCGGATAAGTTAGTGCCTTGGTTTGAAGCTCGTTATCCAAATAATCATGAGATAAAAAGCGAGAGAGCCTTGTTTGATTATGCGATTGAGATAAAAAATCGCTATATGAAAAAAACGCCGCCCATTAGCAAAGTGATTTACGACGGGAAGATACACCTAATCAATAATGCATTAGGCCTTCATTCTTATGTTGCGAAAAATCACGGTGGAAAGATCAAATCGAAAAATGAAATTCGCATAGCGAGTGTTTTTAAGAACGCACCAGAGCCTCTATTGAGAATGCTGGTGGTTCATGAACTGGCGCATATTAAAGAGAAAGAGCACGATAAAGCTTTTTACCAACTATGCTGTCACATGGAACCGGACTATCACCAACTTGAGTTAGATGCCCGTTTATTCATGATGTATTTAGATTTAAAGAAGTAG
- the rlmF gene encoding 23S rRNA (adenine(1618)-N(6))-methyltransferase RlmF — MSQSQNRTTLSLSKNSTSSAKTKDNQADVKPSTAKPSSDKRISTKNTSDKSRKNSAPKGAGNNNAKRPFAKDSKGKQGANKGSSNKGTFNKTAFNKNAAQKRRSAEKPQGGLHPRNQHTGRYDFDLLVTALPELKEHLIKNPVGEDTVNFSDPLAVKLLNKALLAHHYGVKHWDIPAGYLCPPIPGRADYIHRVADILNSDGQGEPYNHASVKALDIGVGANCIYPIIGATEYKWRCTGTDVDPVSVKAANFIAESNANLKGKIRSRLQADSESIFKGVIKDNERYDVTICNPPFHGSQEEAEQGSQRKLDNLAANRAKKAGLPFKPERKNKKTAQNAVDAANKPTLNFGGQKTELWCPGGEAAFILKMAKESQLFSTQVLWFTTLISKKDNVDMIRSELGKLRAKQVKVVEMSQGQKVSRFVAWTFMDDEQRQQWIELK, encoded by the coding sequence ATGAGCCAATCACAAAACAGAACTACGCTAAGCCTGTCGAAAAACAGTACCTCATCAGCAAAAACAAAAGACAATCAAGCTGATGTTAAGCCAAGTACAGCTAAGCCAAGCAGCGACAAGCGCATTTCTACAAAGAACACATCTGATAAAAGCCGCAAGAATAGTGCACCTAAAGGCGCTGGCAACAACAACGCAAAGCGACCTTTTGCAAAAGATAGCAAAGGTAAACAGGGCGCGAATAAGGGGTCATCGAATAAGGGTACTTTTAATAAAACAGCTTTTAACAAAAACGCAGCCCAGAAAAGACGCTCGGCTGAAAAACCTCAAGGCGGTTTGCATCCAAGAAACCAACACACAGGCCGATACGATTTTGACCTGTTGGTTACGGCACTGCCTGAGTTGAAAGAACACCTGATTAAGAATCCAGTAGGGGAAGATACGGTTAACTTTTCTGATCCTTTGGCGGTCAAGCTTTTGAATAAAGCCTTACTTGCTCATCATTACGGTGTGAAGCATTGGGATATTCCTGCGGGCTATTTGTGTCCGCCTATTCCAGGGCGCGCTGATTACATCCACAGAGTGGCCGATATTCTGAATAGCGATGGCCAAGGTGAACCTTATAACCATGCTTCTGTTAAAGCGCTAGATATCGGTGTTGGTGCAAACTGTATCTACCCAATCATAGGTGCGACAGAGTATAAATGGCGTTGTACCGGCACGGACGTGGATCCTGTTTCAGTGAAAGCGGCGAACTTTATTGCAGAAAGCAATGCGAACCTAAAAGGTAAGATCCGAAGTCGTTTACAAGCAGACTCTGAATCCATCTTTAAAGGTGTGATTAAGGATAATGAGCGTTACGATGTCACTATTTGTAATCCTCCTTTCCATGGATCGCAAGAAGAAGCGGAGCAAGGTTCTCAACGTAAACTAGACAACTTAGCAGCCAATCGAGCGAAGAAAGCAGGCTTACCGTTTAAGCCTGAGCGTAAAAACAAGAAGACGGCGCAGAATGCTGTAGATGCAGCGAACAAACCAACATTGAACTTTGGTGGTCAGAAAACCGAATTGTGGTGTCCGGGTGGTGAAGCTGCGTTTATCTTGAAAATGGCCAAAGAGAGCCAATTGTTCTCGACGCAAGTCTTGTGGTTTACGACGCTGATTTCTAAGAAAGACAACGTAGATATGATTCGTTCAGAACTTGGTAAGCTGAGAGCAAAACAAGTGAAAGTGGTTGAGATGTCTCAAGGACAAAAAGTCAGTCGCTTCGTTGCTTGGACATTTATGGACGACGAACAGCGTCAACAATGGATCGAATTGAAATAA
- the pilW gene encoding type IV pilus biogenesis/stability protein PilW, with amino-acid sequence MPAKSLFSYPLLPNLALLASFSLVGCVSVTKGQPKIESDPIAMSESRIELGLGYMGQGNMVRARENLELAVKHAPSYYRARLSMAHYFERVGEIDEARVTYQKALRLDSKNGNVLNNYGTFLCKQGEYEQADKYFNQAIDQPYYYLVSASYENAAFCAFKAGEVDQARYYFTRAIDHDPNRVKSILQLSKIEVSTEDYNDARLRLFKFHQRYGYQVPSLQILIELEKKAGNSALQQKYQSELDELLSV; translated from the coding sequence ATGCCTGCCAAATCGTTGTTTTCATATCCCCTACTACCAAATCTCGCGCTACTTGCTTCATTCTCTCTGGTTGGCTGCGTTTCTGTGACTAAAGGACAACCTAAAATAGAAAGCGACCCTATTGCGATGTCTGAATCTCGAATCGAGTTAGGTTTGGGGTACATGGGGCAAGGTAACATGGTAAGAGCTAGAGAGAATCTTGAACTCGCCGTTAAACATGCACCAAGTTACTATCGCGCACGCCTGTCTATGGCTCACTATTTTGAACGAGTCGGCGAAATTGATGAAGCCAGAGTGACTTATCAAAAAGCTCTGCGCTTAGATTCCAAAAATGGTAACGTGCTCAATAATTACGGCACCTTTTTATGTAAACAGGGTGAATACGAGCAAGCCGATAAATACTTCAACCAAGCTATTGACCAGCCTTACTATTATTTAGTGTCTGCAAGTTATGAAAACGCGGCTTTTTGTGCGTTTAAAGCAGGCGAAGTGGACCAAGCACGATACTACTTCACGAGAGCAATAGACCACGATCCAAACCGCGTAAAATCAATTCTTCAGCTATCTAAGATAGAAGTCAGTACCGAGGATTATAATGATGCTCGGCTGCGCCTGTTTAAATTCCACCAGCGTTATGGCTATCAAGTACCCTCACTTCAGATCTTAATCGAACTAGAAAAGAAAGCCGGCAACAGCGCATTACAGCAGAAGTATCAAAGCGAATTAGACGAGTTGCTTTCTGTTTAA